Proteins encoded together in one Spodoptera frugiperda isolate SF20-4 chromosome 15, AGI-APGP_CSIRO_Sfru_2.0, whole genome shotgun sequence window:
- the LOC118279220 gene encoding uncharacterized protein LOC118279220, which translates to MSRSVAGFILYLYVCTVSGQQYPVYRLKGTPTDPSIAIGVISGGHYPAGSFSIGYGESSPNGDGGPGADYGVNNGNRGNGQLYPNGNTGPTQNEGGYVHGQNDINNYGQNPTPDQNTRVQYPAPNNDVPLQNPGRKPTHPYDAVYNQNNDVPVRNSASRNRFLPRILEYIFSYFW; encoded by the exons ATGTCGCGTTCTGTGGCCGGTTTTATCTTATATCTCTATGTCTGCACCGTCTCAG GTCAGCAGTACCCTGTGTATCGCTTGAAGGGTACTCCAACCGACCCAAGCATTGCCATCGGCGTTATATCAGGCGGCCATTACCCAGCGGGCAGCTTCAGTATTGGTTATGGAGAGAGCAGTCCAAACGGGGATGGAGGGCCAGGAGCCGATTATGGTGTGAACAATGGAAATAGAGGAAATGGACAATTATATCCCAATGGAAACACAGGACCTACACAGAATGAAGGTGGTTACGTTCACGGGCAAAATGATATCAATAATTATGGTCAGAATCCTACCCCCGACCAGAATACACGGGTTCAGTATCCTGCCCCCAATAACGATGTTCCACTTCAGAACCCAGGACGGAAGCCAACTCATCCTTACGATGCTGTTTACAACCAAAACAATGATGTTCCCGTCAGAAATTCTGCATCTAGAAACAGATTCTTACCTCGGAtcttagaatatatttttagttatttctggtaa
- the LOC118277358 gene encoding probable serine/threonine-protein kinase clkA isoform X3 codes for MVRLTVVIPFLFLVACVCTYPSKTPDNEELNDDRNNINNQSTTTTTYNYNNNGSGSVGQTQNTSITQHFGDINYGNGTSIPAHIVNINGGVANGGASYGSGNGGHGGFNTFYGDKHQKMHVDSGHEDKGGEGGKGDGQITTSEVVITKNNNNQENRTENNNQEPVTLLEAISSSNGPINMSITGGGSEAGAQSINDQNVRPGNNNSKKTDNEFNNEGAGDGSHDNGNDNGHEYTGGPVERWVWS; via the exons ATGGTGCGTCTCACAGTGGTAATACCATTTTTGTTCCTGGTCGCCTGCGTCTGCACATATCCATCTAAAACTCCAG ATAATGAAGAATTAAACGATGACcgcaacaatataaataatcaaagtacaacaacaacaacatataattacaataataatggaTCAGGCAGCGTTGGGCAGACACAAAATACAAGCATTACACAACACTTTGGAGACATCAACTACG GTAATGGAACCTCAATACCAGCCCATATAGTTAATATCAACGGTGGTGTCGCTAATGGAGGGGCCAGCTATGGAAGTGGTAATGGTGGACATGGTGGCTTCAATACCTTTTATGGAG ATAAACATCAAAAGATGCACGTTGACTCAGGACACGAAGACAAAGGAGGGGAAGGCGGCAAAGGAGATGGTCAAATCACGACAAGCGAAGTTGTCAttaccaaaaataacaataaccaaGAGAATAGAACAGAAAACAACAACCAGGAACCTGTTACTTTATTAGAAGCAATATCTTCTAGTAATGGACCAATAAACATGTCTATAACTGGAGGTGGCTCGGAAGCAGGAGCACAGAGTATAAACGATCAAAATGTAAGACCaggaaataataattctaaGAAGACTGACAATGAATTTAATAATGAAG GTGCAGGAGATGGGTCACATGATAACGGTAATGATAATGGGCATGAGTACACTGGAGGTCCTGTCGAGCGTTGGGTGTGGTCATAA
- the LOC118277358 gene encoding probable serine/threonine-protein kinase clkA isoform X1, which yields MVRLTVVIPFLFLVACVCTYPSKTPDNEELNDDRNNINNQSTTTTTYNYNNNGSGSVGQTQNTSITQHFGDINYGNGTSIPAHIVNINGGVANGGASYGSGNGGHGGFNTFYGDKHQKMHVDSGHEDKGGEGGKGDGQITTSEVVITKNNNNQENRTENNNQEPVTLLEAISSSNGPINMSITGGGSEAGAQSINDQNVRPGNNNSKKTDNEFNNEGAGDGSHDNGNDNGHEYTGGPVERWVWS from the exons ATGGTGCGTCTCACAGTGGTAATACCATTTTTGTTCCTGGTCGCCTGCGTCTGCACATATCCATCTAAAACTCCAG ATAATGAAGAATTAAACGATGACcgcaacaatataaataatcaaagtacaacaacaacaacatataattacaataataatggaTCAGGCAGCGTTGGGCAGACACAAAATACAAGCATTACACAACACTTTGGAGACATCAACTACG GTAATGGAACCTCAATACCAGCCCATATAGTTAATATCAACGGTGGTGTCGCTAATGGAGGGGCCAGCTATGGAAGTGGTAATGGTGGACATGGTGGCTTCAATACCTTTTATGGAG ATAAACATCAAAAGATGCACGTTGACTCAGGACACGAAGACAAAGGAGGGGAAGGCGGCAAAGGAGATGGTCAAATCACGACAAGCGAAGTTGTCAttaccaaaaataacaataaccaaGAGAATAGAACAGAAAACAACAACCAGGAACCTGTTACTTTATTAGAAGCAATATCTTCTAGTAATGGACCAATAAACATGTCTATAACTGGAGGTGGCTCGGAAGCAGGAGCACAGAGTATAAACGATCAAAATGTAAGACCaggaaataataattctaaGAAGACTGACAATGAATTTAATAATGAAGGTGCAGGAGATGGGTCACATGATAACGGTAATGATAATGGGCATGAGTACACTGGAGGTCCTGTCGAGCGTTGGGTGTGGTCATAA
- the LOC118277358 gene encoding probable serine/threonine-protein kinase clkA isoform X2: MVRLTVVIPFLFLVACVCTYPSKTPDNEELNDDRNNINNQSTTTTTYNYNNNGSGSVGQTQNTSITQHFGDINYGNGTSIPAHIVNINGGVANGGASYGSGNGGHGGFNTFYGDKHQKMHVDSGHEDKGGEGGKGDGQITTSEVVITKNNNNQENRTENNNQEPVTLLEAISSSNGPINMSITGGGSEAGAQSINDQNVRPGNNNSKKTDNEFNNEGAGDGSHDNGNDNGHEYTGGPVERWVWS, encoded by the exons ATGGTGCGTCTCACAGTGGTAATACCATTTTTGTTCCTGGTCGCCTGCGTCTGCACATATCCATCTAAAACTCCAG ATAATGAAGAATTAAACGATGACcgcaacaatataaataatcaaagtacaacaacaacaacatataattacaataataatggaTCAGGCAGCGTTGGGCAGACACAAAATACAAGCATTACACAACACTTTGGAGACATCAACTACG GTAATGGAACCTCAATACCAGCCCATATAGTTAATATCAACGGTGGTGTCGCTAATGGAGGGGCCAGCTATGGAAGTGGTAATGGTGGACATGGTGGCTTCAATACCTTTTATGGAG ATAAACATCAAAAGATGCACGTTGACTCAGGACACGAAGACAAAGGAGGGGAAGGCGGCAAAGGAGATGGTCAAATCACGACAAGCGAAGTTGTCAttaccaaaaataacaataaccaaGAGAATAGAACAGAAAACAACAACCAGGAACCTGTTACTTTATTAGAAGCAATATCTTCTAGTAATGGACCAATAAACATGTCTATAACTGGAGGTGGCTCGGAAGCAGGAGCACAGAGTATAAACGATCAAAATGTAAGACCaggaaataataattctaaGAAGACTGACAATGAATTTAATAATGAAG GTGCAGGAGATGGGTCACATGATAACGGTAATGACAATGGCCATGAGTACACTGGAG GTCCTGTCGAGCGTTGGGTGTGGTCATAA
- the LOC118277358 gene encoding N66 matrix protein-like isoform X5, producing MVRLTVVIPFLFLVACVCTYPSKTPDNEELYDDRNNINNQSLRLRRQTYNYNNNGNGSIGQINNSSIKQHFGNINYGNNGTSKPTHIVNINGGVANGGASYGSGNGGHGGFNTLSGDKHQKMHVESGHEDKGGEGGKGGGQITTSEVVIAKNNNNPENRRETNNAISSSNGPINMSISNPASVARKPITGGGSEAGAMSINNSNGGDNGHEYTGGPKEDWVWQS from the exons ATGGTGCGTCTCACAGTGGTAATACCATTTTTGTTCCTGGTCGCCTGCGTCTGCACATATCCATCTAAAACTCCAG ATAATGAAGAATTATACGATGACcgcaacaatataaataatcaaagtttaagatTGAGAAGGCAaacatataattacaataataatggaAATGGCAGCATTGGGCAGATAAATAATTCAAGCATTAAACAACACTTTGGAAACATCAACTACG GTAATAATGGAACCTCAAAACCAACCCATATAGTTAATATCAACGGTGGTGTCGCTAATGGAGGGGCCAGCTATGGAAGTGGTAATGGTGGACATGGTGGCTTCAATACCTTATCTGGAG ATAAACATCAAAAGATGCACGTTGAGTCAGGACACGAAGACAAAGGAGGGGAAGGCGGCAAAGGAGGTGGTCAAATCACGACAAGCGAAGTTGTCATtgccaaaaataacaataacccAGAGAATAGAAGGGAAACGAACAACGCAATATCTTCTAGTAATGGACCAATAAACATGTCTATAAGTAATCCAGCAAGTGTTGCAAGGAAGCCTATAACTGGAGGTGGCTCGGAAGCAGGAGCAATGagtataaataattctaatgGTGGTGATAATGGGCATGAGTACACTGGAGGTCCTAAGGAGGATTGGGTGTGGCAATCATGA
- the LOC118277391 gene encoding FK506-binding protein 5-like: MVRLTVVIPFLFLVACVCTYPSKTPDNEELYDDRNNINNQSLSLRRQPTYNYNNNGSGSVGQTQNTSITQHFGDINYGNNATSEPAHIVNIDGGLANGGASYGSGNGGNGGFSNAYGGREVPAHQGWLSRVLSEIGYQ, from the exons ATGGTGCGTCTCACAGTGGTAATACCATTTTTGTTCCTGGTCGCCTGCGTCTGCACATATCCATCTAAAACACCAG ATAATGAAGAATTATACGATGACcgcaacaatataaataatcaaaGTTTAAGTTTGAGAAGGCAACCaacatataattacaataataatggaTCAGGCAGCGTTGGGCAGACACAAAATACAAGCATTACACAACACTTTGGAGACATCAACTACG GTAATAATGCAACCTCAGAACCAGCCCATATAGTTAATATCGACGGTGGTTTAGCTAATGGAGGGGCCAGCTATGGAAGTGGTAATGGTGGAAATGGTGGCTTCAGTAATGCTTATGGAG GTCGTGAAGTACCTGCACACCAAGGCTGGCTGTCCCGTGTGTTGAGTGAAATAGGCTATCAATAA